ATCTAGTCTATTTTTGGATATGTTTTACCCTTTTTGCAGTGGAAAAGTGATTAAAGACTGTCTAAACATAATGATTATAGGACCATTTTGCAATTACACCATAAATTATCATGAGATCAACTACTACACTACCATTACCATTTATACCAGCTActctttttaatgtttttgtcAAACTCCAGGCCTTTCTTTGAAGGCTCGGTGGGAATCTGAAGGGTGACACGCATTTTTCCTGTATGGGTTGGACCCCGTCCCGAGGCAATGGCTTCATGAGGAGCGAAAGAGTTGCTTCCAGTGAAACTTTTGATCTTGGCTTCAGGTGGTCTCATTAGGATTCCTTTTTGAGCCTTGGAGGATATGAAAGAATCCGATTTCATTGCAGAAGTTTCTCCTTTTAATGGCAGTTTCTTAACAAGACAATTTTCGGCTTGCACCGAGGAAATGGCTTGTAGCAATTTCAAGATCTCCTTAAcgacatttttaataaaatcgcTCTCTGATAAGCTACAAAACGAGTAAAAAACAGACAAAATGAGAGACTTCAGTTAGATCCGAAAAATGACAACAATAAAGTGTATACATATTTCCTGATTTGATTGTCTGTGAAATGGGTTTTTCAAAAACTATTTCAAAATCTGTAAGCAATCAACCTCTGAGTGATATGAGTATGTATACCTTTTATCATCGAACGTCAACCCAATCTTACCGGAGACACAATCCAACGCTTTTCTCCATTTATCGACTCTATGTTGCTCAGACCGATACTCCCGCTCCATACGCCTAAAATGCACGCCAAAATCTCCCTCACGGAGTTTCACGTCGTATGTAGTGACATTGTAGAAGATTGGAAGAACCTTTGTGATAGAGATTGCATATATGCATTCTAAAAGTTAGTATTAGTAAAATACCGTTTTTTTTTCCTCAGAAATATGCAGATCTACACTACTCACAAGATACATCATTGGTCTAGCTAGGTCCTATAACCCTTAACATAGATCATACCTTGAGTTTACCTAGATCTGCACGTTCTTTCATCTTCACAAGCTCATCCAAACACCATCTTGATTCCGTATACCTGCTCGAGAACACGGCTATCGCGATCTTGGACTCTTCGATCCTCTTGAAAAGATTGTTTATGTTTTCACATTTTTGCTCCTCCCTGTCTGTAAAGACATTTATCGTATTCCTTCGAAGGGCATCCACGAGATGGCTAATGAAGTTGTTGCGCAGCTCATCTCCACGGAAATTGATGAAAACTTGATGTTGTGGAGGCAAGAGCTTGCGGTCCATCGAAAAGTGATATATAGATCTTTCACCAGACCAGATAAAGAACTAAAGAAGATGATCAATGGTTATTGTGGAGACGCTTAGCCTTTCAAACCCCAAAGATGTATACGCTTAGCCGTCAACTTTTGAAGGATTCATCAAAACTTGatctttattatatttataaaaaactatataatgtaTGAAGCTTGACATGTAAGTGCATTGACTATTATTGAAGATCAATCATAATTTATAGATTAGTTATAACCAACCAGAACACATAAATTAATAGACAAATGTATAAAGAAAGACCGTTAGTGTTGTTAATGTGGCTCACATGGGATAGACTTCATCTTGTCTGGTTTGGTTCGTTGCATCGGATTTTTGTATTCATCGGCGCATTATTAGAAGATTAATAAAAAGGTATGACAATGATAAGAGATAAACGTCACTTTGATATTACGAAGATAGAAAATGGAATCCAACGTTTGATAAACACCGATTCCTACTCACAGTGATGATCCTCCAACAATGGAAACCAACAAAGATGAAATCGTATCACGCAgaaagagatgagagagagaaagtgtaACAAACTTTTACAACTTTTCGAATGAatctaaaaatagaatataatttgtttatatcTTCGTATTTTCTTCTTTCCTGTGACGTGTCCCTCGTGACGTGGCAACTCGCTTCCTTTACTATAACAAATCCTCCCGTTTTGAGAAACCTTGacttcaaggtttaaaagcAGGGAACCTCCTCTCTAGTTCAAACAAGAACTCCCAAGTAGCTTCATCCTCCGGTTGATTACGCCACTTAATCAGAACCTTCGTCACTGCTCTACCCTGACGCTTCACCATCTTCCTCGCAAGAATAAGCTCCGGTTCCTTGATCAACACGTCAGACACCACTGAAGGAAGAACCGTAGATGTCTCCACATTACCCACTGCTTCCTTAAGCTGAGACACATGGAATACCGGGTGAACTTGAGAACCCGTTGGCAACTCCAACTTATACGCAACACTACCACATTTGTTGACAATCTTGTAAGGCCCAAAATACTTAGGAGAAAGCTTCTGATTGGAGCGAACCACCACATAACGTTGACGATATGGTTGAAGCTTCACATAAACATAATCGCCCAACTCGAAGCTTCTATATGTTCTGTGTTGATCTGCAAACTGCTTCATCCTGTGTTGAGCTCGTGACAAATGAAACTTAAGCATCAGCAACATGTCTTCTCTGTCACGTAAACACTGATCCACCACTGCAACTTTCGACTCGCCTGGTAAGTACGGTAGATGCTGAGGCGGAGGACGACCATAGACCGCTTCAAACGGTGTAGTTTGAATCGTAGAGTGGAAGTTTGTGTTGTACCAATACTCCGCAAGTGGTAGCCACTTACTCCATAACTTCGGCCTGTCACTACACATACAACACAAATAAGTTTCCACTCCTCTGTTTACAACTTCTGTCTGTCCATCGCTCTGAGGGTGATAGGCACTTGACATGTTCAAAGCCACTCCTTGCAAGCTGAACAACTCCTTCCAGAAGTCACTCAAGAAGATAACATCACGGTCACTAACAATCGACTGAGGAAACCCGTGGAGTTTGAAAACATTGTCTAAGAACGCATGAGCGACAGAGGAAGCAGTGTAGGGATGAGACAATGCCACAAAATGAGCAGCTTTGCTCAACCTATCAACCACCACCAAAATGACTGATTTCCCACAAGACAATGGAAGCCCATCGATGAAGTCCATCGAAATATCAGACCAAATAGACTCTGGAATGGGTAATGGTTCCAAAAGCCCTGGGTAAGCTGTTGTATCGTATTTGCACTGTTGACAAACACTGCAGCTTCTGATGTATTGTTGGATGTCTTTCATCATGCCCTTCCAATAAAATATGCCCTTGACTCGCTGATGAGTGACATCTCTTCCCGAATGACCACCAATGCCTGAACAATGAAGCCATTGGAGAATCTTATCTCTGATCTCCACAACATTTGGAACCACGATTTTGCTCTTCCTTCTTAACACCTCCTGAGACCACGAGTAATGCTTCTTTGACAGCGCTTTAACCTTCAACTCTTCAATTATAGCTTTCACATTACTGTCCAATTCATAGGCTTGTTTAATCTGCTGCATCAAATCACACTCAAGCACTGACATAGCCATATGTAAAACTTCTGATCCCTCGACTCGAGATAAGGCATCTGCTACTACATTTTCCTTGCCTTGTCTGTATTGTATCTCGTAGTCGAACTCCAACAATTTTGGTAACCACTGTTGCTGAATTGGTGTATTCAATCGCTGTTCCAGTAGGTACTTCAAACTCTTTTGATCGGTCTTGATAATGAAATGATTCGGAAGCAAATAGTGGTGCCACTTCTGCACTGGAAACACCACTGCTAAGAGTTCCTTCTCATAGATAGAAAGATGAAGTTGCTTCCCTTTCAAGTGCCGACTTATGTAAGCTATGGGATGTCCCTCCTGCATCAACACTGCCCCAATGCCATGTCCACATGCATCAGTCTCTACAATAAAGGTTTTGTCGAACTGAGGTAAAGCCAAAACCGGTGCCTCACACAAAGCTTTCTTCAATATACCAAAAGCAGTTTCAGCTTCTACAGACCACTCAAAACAATTCTTCTTTGTTAAAGCCGTGAGAGGAAAAGCAATAGGACCAAAACGCCACACAAAACGTCTGTAGTAACCAGCAAGCCCCAAGAATCCTCTCAATGCCTTTAATGATGATGGAATAGGCCATTCGACAATTGCTCTTATCTTCTGTGGATCGGTTGAAACACCCTCCTTTTGAATAAAATGACCCAAATATTCCACCCGATCAGTAGCAAAAGAACATTTGCTGCGTTTTGCAAATAATTGATTGAGCCTCATCAACTCATACACACTCGCCAAATGTTCCATATGTTCTTCGACTGAAGAGCTGTACACCAATATATCATCAAAGAAGATCAGAACACACTTCCTCAACAACTCACTGAACACTGTATTCATTAGACTCTGAAATGTAGCAGGTGTGTTGGTTAACCCAAAGGGCATAACCAAATACTCGAAGTGGCCAGTATGGGTCTTGAACGCTGTTTTATGAATATCAGCAGGGTCCATTCGCACCTGATGATACCCAGCCCTGAGGTCTATCTTTGAAAACACGCAAGCACCTCCCAACTCATCTAAGAGATCCTCAATCAACGGAATAGGAAATCGGTCTTTAACTGTCATGTTGTTAAGGCCTCTGTAATCAACACACAACCTCCAACTTCCATCCTTCTTCTTAACCAAGACTACAGGTGATGCATAAGAGCTACAGCTCGCCTGAATCGTACCTGCCTTCAATAACTCCTTTACCATTTTATCAATCTCATCCTTCTGGTGTAAAGCATAACGGTATGGTCTCTGGTTAACCGGATTAGAGCCCTCCAAAAGTGGAATTTTGTGGTTATGATTCTCTCGAAATGGTGGTAAGGCTGTAGGTTCTTCGAAGATATCAGCATAAGAGTGAATCAACTCAGTAATAGGCCGAGAGTGCTTCTCAACTTCACCACCCTCTAAAGCACACAAACTCTCCTGTACTGTTATTTCTTCAGTCTGAACTGTGAGCATCGAGATTTGTACAACGTCATCATCCTCCAAATTCATCTTCTTTGCCCTCACTTCTCGGATAGACCCCT
The Raphanus sativus cultivar WK10039 chromosome 1, ASM80110v3, whole genome shotgun sequence DNA segment above includes these coding regions:
- the LOC108844130 gene encoding uncharacterized protein LOC108844130, with protein sequence MEREYRSEQHRVDKWRKALDCVSGKIGLTFDDKSLSESDFIKNVVKEILKLLQAISSVQAENCLVKKLPLKGETSAMKSDSFISSKAQKGILMRPPEAKIKSFTGSNSFAPHEAIASGRGPTHTGKMRVTLQIPTEPSKKGLEFDKNIKKSSWYKW